A portion of the Melanotaenia boesemani isolate fMelBoe1 chromosome 2, fMelBoe1.pri, whole genome shotgun sequence genome contains these proteins:
- the hsd17b1 gene encoding estradiol 17-beta-dehydrogenase 1 isoform X2, producing MRNLAKKERLLECVKSLHRDTLEILQMDVTDRQSILDAKDKVVEKRVDILVCNAGVGLVGPLEVQSLDSMRHILEVNFLGTIQTIQAFLSDMKSQGQGRILVTGSTGGLHGLPFNEVYCASKFAIEGACESLAVLLQHFNIHVSLIECGPVNTDFLVNLQKAELGDACLQQVDTKTLSLYEKYLQHCSSVFQNAAQDAEDIAKVFVTAIQSPSPAFRYFTNTVMPPLTKLRLTDPDGTQFISSMSKLIFSADEQ from the exons ATGAGGAACCTGGCCAAGAAGGAACGTCTTTTGGAGTGTGTGAAAAGCCTGCACAGAGATACCTTGGAAATACTCCAAATGGACGTGACTGATCGACAATCTATCCTGGATGCAAAAGACAAGGTTGTGGAAAAACGAGTGGACATTCTGG TGTGCAACGCTGGGGTTGGTTTGGTGGGGCCCTTGGAGGTGCAGTCTTTAGACTCAATGAGGCATATTCTGGAGGTCAACTTCCTTGGTACTATCCAGACCATACAGGCCTTTCTGTCAGACATGAAGAGTCAGGGCCAGGGCCGCATTCTGGTCACTGGCAGCACTGGAGGGCTTCATG GTCTCCCTTTTAATGAGGTGTATTGTGCCAGTAAATTTGCAATCGAAGGGGCATGCGAGAGTTTGGCAGTACTCCTGCAACACTTCAATATTCA TGTAAGTCTCATTGAGTGCGGTCCAGTCAACACTGACTTCCTGGTTAACCTGCAGAAGGCAGAGCTTGGGGATGCATGTCTCCAACAGGTTGATACCAAAACTTTGAGTCTGTATGAAAAATATCTGCAGCACTGCAGCTCTGTTTTCCAAAATGCTGCACAGGATGCTGAAGACATTGCAAAG GTGTTTGTAACTGCCATCCAGTCACCCAGCCCTGCATTCAGATACTTCACCAACACCGTCATGCCACCTCTCACCAAACTGAGGCTCACAGATCCAGATGGAACACAGTTCATCAGCTCCATGAGCAAGCTCATTTTCTCAGCTGACGAACAATAA